The Blattabacterium cuenoti genome includes a region encoding these proteins:
- the rpsO gene encoding 30S ribosomal protein S15, with product MTAEKKKEIFKIYGTSVYDTGSSKGQVALFTYRINHLSNHLKNNKKDFNTERALVKLVGKRKKLLKYIEKRDINNYKKIIKHLGLRK from the coding sequence ATGACTGCAGAAAAAAAAAAAGAAATATTCAAAATATATGGAACATCTGTTTACGATACAGGTTCTTCAAAAGGACAAGTAGCCTTGTTCACTTACCGTATTAACCATTTAAGCAATCATCTTAAAAACAATAAAAAAGATTTTAATACAGAAAGAGCTTTGGTAAAATTAGTGGGTAAAAGAAAAAAATTATTAAAATATATAGAAAAACGTGACATTAATAATTATAAAAAAATAATTAAACATCTAGGATTGAGAAAATGA
- the pnp gene encoding polyribonucleotide nucleotidyltransferase, whose amino-acid sequence MPDIVKETISLKDGRTIIIETGELARQADGAAIVRLGDTMLLATVVVSKEIKNETNFFPLTVDYREKYSAGGKIPGGFIKREGRPSDEEILTMRLVDRVLRPTFPEWFKNEIQIMISLLSYDKTVLPDGLAGLAASTALSVAGIPFNGPISEIRIIRLKRKFIINPSLDQLKEADIDLIVGASINSIIMIEGEMKEIKESEFLNTIIKAHEAIKPQIEAQIRLSEKLSKNNFFFFEDLKDQESKKEKLENESFKKELFSFSYEKIEKIYNNFLDKKTRSIQEKIILNNFKKKFLTEEKIEKKETIIDQFYEEIKKKVTRNLILEKGIRLDGRTNKQIRTIWSIVDYLPGVHGSALFSRGETQSLTTVTLGSSLDANKIDNVVMENQEKFYLHYNFPPFSTGEIRSIRGVSRREVGHGNLAQRALKNIIPDNPYTIRVVSDILESNGSSSMATVCAASLALMDAGISIKNPVSGIAMGLFMENEKKIIISDIMGEEDHFGDLDFKITGTQYGITACQMDVKKIQGLTYDLLNQILMQALEGRIFILKKMLKVLPKYREKMKPNAPKIYTFNIPKDFIGSVIGPGGKVIQEIQSYTNTNILIEEKGDFGYIEIVGKDYEKIEKAIDRIKQITFVPELGKVYKAKVKSIKYFGAFVEIAKGVEGLLHISEIRWKRLNHIEEELHIGDIIDVKFMGMDEKNKKMKLSRKVLLPRPGKRND is encoded by the coding sequence ATGCCAGATATAGTTAAAGAAACCATATCTCTTAAAGATGGTCGTACTATCATTATTGAAACAGGAGAGTTAGCTAGACAAGCAGATGGAGCTGCTATAGTACGTTTAGGAGATACAATGCTATTGGCTACTGTAGTTGTTTCCAAAGAAATAAAAAATGAAACAAATTTTTTCCCTTTAACAGTAGATTATAGAGAAAAATATTCGGCAGGTGGAAAAATTCCTGGCGGTTTTATAAAAAGGGAAGGAAGACCTTCCGATGAAGAAATATTAACAATGAGATTAGTAGATCGTGTTTTGAGACCTACATTTCCAGAATGGTTCAAAAACGAAATACAAATTATGATTTCTTTATTGTCATATGATAAAACGGTTTTACCGGATGGATTAGCTGGATTAGCTGCATCAACAGCTTTATCTGTAGCAGGAATTCCTTTCAACGGTCCTATATCAGAGATACGTATTATACGTTTGAAACGAAAATTTATTATTAATCCAAGTTTAGATCAATTGAAAGAAGCAGATATAGATTTGATAGTAGGAGCTTCTATTAACTCTATTATAATGATAGAAGGAGAAATGAAAGAAATAAAAGAAAGTGAATTTTTGAATACTATAATTAAAGCTCATGAAGCAATTAAACCTCAGATAGAAGCTCAAATACGTTTATCTGAAAAATTATCCAAAAATAATTTCTTTTTTTTTGAAGATCTTAAAGATCAAGAATCAAAAAAAGAAAAATTAGAAAATGAATCTTTCAAAAAAGAACTTTTTTCTTTTTCTTACGAAAAAATTGAAAAAATTTACAATAATTTTTTAGACAAAAAAACTAGGTCTATTCAAGAAAAAATAATCTTAAATAATTTCAAGAAAAAATTTTTAACAGAAGAAAAAATAGAAAAAAAAGAAACTATCATTGATCAATTTTATGAAGAAATTAAAAAAAAAGTAACTAGAAATTTGATTTTAGAAAAAGGAATTCGATTGGATGGTAGAACTAATAAACAAATCCGTACAATATGGAGTATTGTCGATTACTTACCAGGAGTCCATGGTTCTGCTCTATTTTCTAGAGGAGAAACTCAATCCCTCACAACAGTCACTTTAGGATCATCTTTAGATGCTAATAAAATAGATAATGTTGTTATGGAAAATCAGGAAAAATTTTATTTACATTACAATTTTCCACCTTTTTCAACAGGAGAAATACGTTCAATAAGAGGCGTTTCTAGACGTGAAGTTGGTCATGGTAATTTAGCTCAACGTGCATTGAAAAATATTATACCTGATAATCCATATACGATACGCGTTGTATCAGACATTTTAGAATCTAATGGATCTTCTTCTATGGCTACAGTTTGTGCTGCAAGTTTAGCTTTGATGGATGCTGGAATTTCTATTAAAAATCCAGTTTCTGGCATTGCAATGGGATTATTTATGGAAAATGAAAAAAAAATTATTATATCGGATATAATGGGTGAGGAAGACCACTTTGGAGATTTAGATTTTAAAATAACGGGGACCCAATATGGAATTACAGCATGTCAAATGGATGTCAAAAAAATACAGGGGTTAACATATGATCTTTTAAATCAAATTTTGATGCAAGCTTTAGAAGGACGCATTTTTATTTTAAAAAAAATGTTAAAAGTCTTACCAAAATATAGGGAAAAAATGAAACCTAATGCTCCAAAAATATACACTTTTAATATTCCCAAAGATTTCATTGGATCAGTTATAGGTCCGGGAGGAAAAGTGATTCAAGAAATACAATCATACACAAACACTAACATACTAATTGAAGAAAAAGGAGATTTTGGTTACATTGAAATTGTCGGTAAAGATTATGAAAAAATAGAAAAAGCTATTGACAGAATTAAACAAATTACTTTTGTTCCAGAATTAGGAAAAGTTTATAAAGCAAAAGTGAAATCTATAAAATATTTTGGAGCTTTTGTTGAAATAGCTAAAGGTGTAGAAGGATTACTACATATTTCAGAAATAAGATGGAAAAGATTGAATCATATAGAAGAAGAGTTACATATTGGTGACATTATTGATGTAAAATTTATGGGAATGGATGAAAAAAATAAAAAAATGAAACTTTCTAGAAAAGTACTTTTACCTCGTCCAGGAAAAAGGAATGATTAA
- a CDS encoding sigma-70 family RNA polymerase sigma factor produces the protein MRQLKITKQVTNRESESLDKYLHEIGKIPLLTPEEEVEYARRAREGDSSAIDKLVNANLRFVVSVAKQYQNQGLSLCDLINEGNLGLIKGILRFDETRGFKCISYVVWWIRQAILQAIAEQSRSIRQPTNKLALLNKILKTLAQLEQELQRTPSAREIAEYLNMNEKDVEESIKNSGRHVSMDAPLIEGEDSNLYDLVRSDESPRPDEHLEKESLRKDIKRILETLSERERRVIILHFGLNGSPPMTLEEVGQSCDLTRERVRQIESIALKRLKHSSRSKILKPYLG, from the coding sequence ATGAGACAACTTAAAATTACTAAACAAGTAACAAATCGTGAATCTGAATCATTGGATAAATACCTTCATGAAATAGGAAAAATTCCATTATTAACGCCAGAAGAAGAAGTAGAATATGCTCGTAGAGCAAGAGAAGGAGATTCTTCTGCTATAGATAAACTTGTAAATGCAAATTTACGTTTTGTAGTTTCTGTTGCTAAACAATACCAAAATCAAGGATTAAGTTTATGTGATTTAATTAATGAAGGAAATTTAGGTTTGATAAAAGGAATATTACGCTTTGATGAAACAAGAGGATTTAAATGTATATCTTATGTTGTCTGGTGGATAAGACAAGCGATTTTACAAGCCATAGCTGAACAATCACGTTCTATTAGACAACCCACAAACAAATTAGCTTTACTAAATAAAATTTTAAAAACTCTTGCCCAATTAGAACAAGAATTGCAAAGAACTCCTTCTGCCAGAGAAATAGCAGAATATCTGAATATGAATGAAAAAGATGTCGAAGAATCTATCAAAAATTCAGGAAGACATGTTTCTATGGACGCACCTTTAATAGAAGGAGAAGATTCCAATCTATATGATTTGGTAAGATCCGATGAATCTCCTCGTCCAGACGAACATTTGGAAAAAGAATCTCTCCGTAAAGACATCAAAAGAATTTTAGAAACCTTAAGCGAAAGAGAACGTCGTGTTATTATTTTACATTTTGGATTAAATGGATCTCCTCCAATGACTTTAGAAGAAGTCGGACAATCTTGCGATTTAACAAGAGAAAGAGTAAGACAAATAGAAAGCATTGCCCTAAAAAGACTCAAACATTCTTCTAGAAGCAAAATTCTTAAACCTTATTTAGGTTAA